The genomic interval CCAGCAACCGGGCGGTCTCTATTTATCCGGCGGCGATATCGCGATTGCCGTCGCCAATGCTTTGCAGGCCAACGGTTTTCATATCAAAGGGCAAATCGCTTCCTGCGTACCCTGGGGGCGGTTTCTGGACAGTGTTGTCGGTGATATCCCCGTAATGACCAAAGCAGGCGGTTTTGGTGACGAGGCTACCCTGCTGGACGTTTTACGTTTTATTGAGGAGAAGGTGAGTGAGTAAGATAATTGCGGTAACAATGGGAGACCCGGCAGGTATCGGCCCGGAAATTATCATCAAATCGCTGGCGGAAGGCGAACTTTCCGGCGCGCCGGTGGTGGTGGTGGGATGCGTGCAGACGCTGCGCCGCATTCTGGCGCTCGGCGTCGTGCCGCAGGTGGAGCTGAACGAAATTGCCAACCCGGCGCAGGCGCGCTTCGCCCCCGGCGTCGTCAATGTCATTGATGAACCTCTGGCGGATCCGGCCGGGCTTGAGCCGGGAAGAGTACAGGCCCAGGCGGGCGATTTAGCTTACCGCTGCGTGAAACGCGCCACCGAACTGGCGATGGCGGGTGAAGTACACGCGATTGCCACTGCGCCGCTGAACAAGGAAGCGCTGCATTCCGCCGGGCATCTCTATCCCGGTCATACTGAATTGCTGGCGAAGCTGACCAACAGCCGCGATTATGCCATGGTGCTGTATACCGATCGGCTGAAGGTGATCCATGTGACGACACACATCGCATTGCGCAAATTCCTGGATACGCTGAATCGCGAGCGCGTGGAAACCGTCATCGGTATGGCGGATACCTTCCTCAAACGTGTGGGCTATGACAAACCGCGTATCGCTGTCGCCGGGGTCAACCCGCATGCCGGGGAAAACGGCCTGTTCGGCGACGAGGAGATCAATATCGTGTCGCCGTCCATCGAGGCGATGAAGGCCAAAGGTCTGGATGTGTATGGCCCCTGCCCGCCGGATACCGTATATCTGCAGGCGTATGAAGGCCAGTACGATATGGTGGTGGCGATGTATCACGATCAGGGCCACATTCCGCTGAAACTGCTTGGTTTCTACGATGGTGTTAATATTACTGCGGGTTTGCCGTTCATCCGGACATCAGCGGATCACGGTACGGCGTTCGACATCGCCTGGACGGGCAAGGCGAAGGCCGAAAGTATGGCGGTTTCGATCAAACTGGCGACCCAGCTGGCCTGATAGAATCGGCTGAGGGTAAAACATACGGATATCATTGTGGGGGAAACATTGAGTGACGCATTACGCATAAGCGGAGAAAAAATAAAGGGACAAAGCCGTCTCGACCAGATTATGGATTACCTCAAAGGCCATAATCTGGTGACGGTGGATGAACTTGTGGCCGTCATTGATGCTTCCCCGGCGACGATTCGCCGTGATTTGATCAAACTGGATGAGCAGGGCGTCATCAGCCGTTCGCACGGCGGCGTGACGCTCAATCGCTTCATCCCGTCGCAGCCCACCACCAACGAAAAGATGCAGCGCAATTTGCTGGAAAAGCAGGCGATCGCCCGTCAGGCGGCGACGCTGGTGCAGCCGGGCAGCGCGGTGGTGCTGGACGCCGGCACCACCATGATGGAGCTGGCGCGCAACCTGACCCATCTGCCGCTGCGCGTCATCACCGCTGATTTACAGATTGCGCTGTTTCTTTCCGAATTCAAGCAGATAGAAGTCACCATCATCGGTGGACGTATCGACGATAGCAGCCAGTCGTGCATCGGCGAGCACGGCCGTCGGCTGTTGCGCAGCGTCTATCCGGATATCGCGTTCATCAGCTGCAACTCGTGGAGTCTGGAGAAAGGCATCACCACGCCGACGGAAGAGAAAGCCGGGATCAAGCAGGATTTGGGGGTGAATGCCAGCCGCCGGGTGCTGCTGGCGGACAGCAGCAAGTACGGCGCGTATTCGCTGTTTTGCGTGTCGCCGTTGACGGCGTTGACTGATGTGATTACCGATGGCGAACTGGCGCCGGAGATCCAGCGGCAATTGCAAGGGCAGCCGTTCCGGTTGCATCTGGTGACGGTGTAGCCGGACGAAATCGTCCGAATACGTTGTATTTTCCCTTGCCGAATCACTCGGCCCTCGAATAACACCGCCCCGTCATGCGTGTATGGCAGGGCGTCTCAATATGGACGGCACGTAAGCCGGTAATCGATCGTCAGCGGCTGCTCCGGCGTCAACGCCAGCGCGGTGGCATAACCGGACTGGCTGATGGCGTTGTCCCGCAGACACGCCGGCCCGAGATCCCATGCCGAACAAACGGGCTCGACCCCCAGGCAATAATTCTTTCCTGACCAGGGCGCTTGTCGCCTGCCGCCGTTACTGATCCACAACAGACAGTGCGGCAGTATCGTCGTGTCCCAATGTAATGACAGCACCAGTCGCCGCTGCGGGTAAGTCAGTTCGATGCCGGCGACCGGCGACATCACCTGTAGGATCTCCTCCGTGGCGAACGGCAGCGGCAGTCGGCTGAGATCCAGCGTCGCGCCATCGGCGGCCGGGGCCAGGCGCAAGTCATCAAAGACGGCGCCGGGCTGAAGACGGCTGACGCCCGGTTCGGCTGGCTGTGGGTAGGCCCGCATGTGTAATGCATTGTCGGCGGATAACACCAATTCCCCGGCATCCCCCCCGATGGGAAACACCGGGTGCAGCCCGACGGGCAACCGACAGGGCCGCCTGGCCTGTAGCGTCAGAGAAAAATTCACGTTGCCGTTATCGGCCAGCTGGATAACCCGGCGCAGCGCCGTGAGCGGGTAGTCCGGTGGAAAAACGAAATCGAGTGCGGCGTGGCGGGATGAGCG from Musicola paradisiaca NCPPB 2511 carries:
- a CDS encoding aldose epimerase family protein, yielding MSPNASFMLHSDDGLLSADIGLAGGMLSALTFRPGTPQATALLYRAHWLDDADACAGQPPLMHRLGGEWVGVPFGHAQQDGDGYLAGIPHGLPANRDWTLAGRSSRHAALDFVFPPDYPLTALRRVIQLADNGNVNFSLTLQARRPCRLPVGLHPVFPIGGDAGELVLSADNALHMRAYPQPAEPGVSRLQPGAVFDDLRLAPAADGATLDLSRLPLPFATEEILQVMSPVAGIELTYPQRRLVLSLHWDTTILPHCLLWISNGGRRQAPWSGKNYCLGVEPVCSAWDLGPACLRDNAISQSGYATALALTPEQPLTIDYRLTCRPY
- a CDS encoding D-threonate 4-phosphate dehydrogenase is translated as MSKIIAVTMGDPAGIGPEIIIKSLAEGELSGAPVVVVGCVQTLRRILALGVVPQVELNEIANPAQARFAPGVVNVIDEPLADPAGLEPGRVQAQAGDLAYRCVKRATELAMAGEVHAIATAPLNKEALHSAGHLYPGHTELLAKLTNSRDYAMVLYTDRLKVIHVTTHIALRKFLDTLNRERVETVIGMADTFLKRVGYDKPRIAVAGVNPHAGENGLFGDEEINIVSPSIEAMKAKGLDVYGPCPPDTVYLQAYEGQYDMVVAMYHDQGHIPLKLLGFYDGVNITAGLPFIRTSADHGTAFDIAWTGKAKAESMAVSIKLATQLA
- a CDS encoding DeoR/GlpR family DNA-binding transcription regulator; amino-acid sequence: MGETLSDALRISGEKIKGQSRLDQIMDYLKGHNLVTVDELVAVIDASPATIRRDLIKLDEQGVISRSHGGVTLNRFIPSQPTTNEKMQRNLLEKQAIARQAATLVQPGSAVVLDAGTTMMELARNLTHLPLRVITADLQIALFLSEFKQIEVTIIGGRIDDSSQSCIGEHGRRLLRSVYPDIAFISCNSWSLEKGITTPTEEKAGIKQDLGVNASRRVLLADSSKYGAYSLFCVSPLTALTDVITDGELAPEIQRQLQGQPFRLHLVTV